In Geopsychrobacter electrodiphilus DSM 16401, a single window of DNA contains:
- a CDS encoding MBL fold metallo-hydrolase: protein MRVCLLASGSRGNATLIESDGCHLLIDAGLSAREIDRRLREIGLSADDLDALLVTHEHHDHVSGIGPLARRHKIPVYIVPETAAAISRLGSIADIRYITAGQRFTHAGLEISSFSTTHDAVDPIGFTIDSREGRIGYATDLGLSTRLVVDRLEGSRILVLESNHDEQMLLDGPYPWHLKQRIQGRHGHLSNRSAAELLQRLAWDGLEAVFLAHLSEENNHPELAQQEIARMFATCPGCTPQIFLGQQASISHSFCARGPESGSEESTDVC, encoded by the coding sequence TTGCGGGTTTGTCTGCTAGCCAGTGGAAGTCGTGGCAACGCGACTCTGATCGAATCGGACGGCTGTCATTTATTGATTGATGCCGGCCTTTCTGCACGTGAAATCGATCGTCGCCTGCGCGAAATTGGCCTTAGCGCCGATGATCTCGATGCCCTGTTAGTTACCCATGAACATCATGACCATGTCAGTGGTATCGGGCCTCTGGCCCGACGCCACAAAATTCCTGTCTACATCGTTCCAGAAACTGCCGCTGCAATATCTCGACTCGGGTCGATTGCCGATATCCGCTATATTACCGCCGGTCAACGCTTTACCCATGCCGGTCTTGAAATCTCCAGCTTTTCGACCACGCACGATGCGGTTGACCCGATCGGTTTTACCATTGATTCCCGTGAGGGACGTATCGGTTACGCTACGGACCTGGGTCTTTCGACCCGGCTTGTCGTCGATCGCCTTGAAGGCTCGCGAATCCTGGTGCTGGAGAGCAATCATGATGAACAGATGCTGCTGGATGGCCCCTATCCCTGGCACCTGAAACAACGGATTCAGGGGCGCCACGGCCACCTGTCGAATCGTTCAGCGGCTGAGCTCCTGCAGCGACTCGCCTGGGACGGGCTTGAAGCCGTGTTCCTGGCCCACTTAAGTGAAGAGAATAACCATCCCGAACTGGCACAGCAGGAGATTGCAAGGATGTTCGCGACCTGTCCGGGGTGTACACCGCAGATATTCCTTGGTCAGCAGGCGAGCATCAGTCACAGTTTTTGTGCCAGAGGCCCTGAATCTGGCAGTGAGGAGTCGACGGATGTGTGTTGA
- the gap gene encoding type I glyceraldehyde-3-phosphate dehydrogenase translates to MAQKIAINGFGRIGRNLLRITTQNDALEVVAINDLTDAETLAHLFKYDSVHGTFAGEVSVDKGDLIVNGKRIRIYSEPDPAKLPWKEYNINVVVESTGHFTKRSAAAKHLEAGARRVLISAPGKGDIDGTFCMGINEHLYDPSKHFIISNASCTTNCLAPIAKVLDDEFGIQRGMMTTVHSYTNDQKILDLPHSDLRRGRAAAMSMIPTTTGAAQAVGLVLPQLQGKLFGMAVRVPTPNVSLIDLVINTEREASVESVNAAMKTAAEGNLKGILEYCDLPLVSRDFNGCAASSTYDASFTTVIDGHMVKVLAWYDNEWGYSNRVNDMVAYIAAREN, encoded by the coding sequence ATGGCTCAAAAAATTGCCATCAACGGCTTCGGCAGAATCGGTCGAAATCTGCTGCGGATCACAACCCAGAATGACGCCTTAGAGGTTGTTGCGATTAATGACTTGACTGATGCTGAAACCCTGGCCCATCTGTTTAAATATGACTCGGTGCATGGAACTTTTGCCGGCGAAGTCAGTGTGGACAAGGGAGATCTGATCGTCAACGGCAAGCGCATCCGGATTTATTCTGAGCCGGACCCGGCCAAACTTCCGTGGAAAGAGTACAACATAAATGTCGTGGTCGAATCGACCGGTCATTTCACCAAACGCAGCGCCGCCGCCAAACACCTTGAAGCAGGTGCCCGCCGGGTCCTGATCAGTGCTCCGGGCAAAGGGGATATTGATGGCACCTTCTGCATGGGGATCAACGAACACCTCTATGATCCGAGCAAACACTTCATTATTTCCAACGCATCCTGCACCACCAATTGCCTGGCTCCCATCGCCAAGGTTCTGGATGACGAATTCGGCATCCAGCGCGGCATGATGACCACGGTTCACTCCTACACCAACGATCAGAAAATCCTCGACCTCCCCCACTCTGACCTGCGGCGCGGCCGTGCCGCGGCGATGTCGATGATACCCACCACCACCGGCGCCGCGCAGGCGGTTGGCCTGGTGCTGCCGCAGCTCCAGGGGAAGCTGTTCGGCATGGCGGTGCGGGTGCCGACCCCGAATGTTTCTCTGATCGATCTGGTGATCAACACCGAACGCGAAGCCAGCGTAGAAAGTGTCAATGCCGCCATGAAAACCGCCGCTGAAGGAAACCTGAAGGGGATTCTTGAATACTGCGATCTGCCGCTGGTCTCGCGCGACTTTAATGGCTGCGCAGCCTCATCAACCTATGATGCCTCATTCACCACGGTGATTGACGGTCACATGGTCAAGGTTCTCGCCTGGTA